One window from the genome of [Clostridium] celerecrescens 18A encodes:
- a CDS encoding O-methyltransferase — protein sequence MPDTDMKINYYIRQQKSIERRMFCQLFSSVNRIFNLHEFQYIGMGAKYFADFLLFHREFGFQKMISIEADIDNKEKYEFNKPLNCINMEYGLSSDVLPKLDWIQKIRSIIWLDYDSPLSKFMLEDIETIISKVSTGSMFFISFNSEWPRNASNREPFFKDKLEEYYPFSLSSRDFNNKNKHQTQCKPINNTIDNAVSLRGGMSYVQLVDFIYKDGCEMTTIGGIILNEDDMSSFNKLDFSHLDFVRKDRGTDAFSLVIPPLTYKEAIKIFEQLPCDDLSAIKIPGLNEDHINQIAKIYRYYPFYLETSLFT from the coding sequence ATGCCTGATACAGACATGAAAATTAATTATTATATACGACAACAAAAATCAATTGAAAGACGAATGTTTTGTCAACTTTTTAGTAGTGTAAATAGAATCTTTAATCTACATGAGTTCCAATATATCGGTATGGGGGCAAAATATTTTGCAGATTTTTTATTGTTTCATCGCGAGTTTGGCTTCCAAAAGATGATAAGCATTGAAGCTGACATAGATAATAAGGAGAAATATGAGTTTAATAAACCGCTAAATTGCATAAATATGGAGTATGGACTTTCTAGTGATGTGCTACCTAAACTTGATTGGATACAGAAAATACGTTCCATTATTTGGTTAGATTATGATAGTCCACTTTCAAAATTTATGTTGGAAGATATTGAAACTATTATTTCCAAAGTTTCAACTGGAAGTATGTTTTTTATCTCTTTCAACTCAGAGTGGCCAAGGAATGCCAGTAACAGAGAACCTTTTTTTAAGGATAAACTGGAAGAGTATTATCCGTTCAGTCTCAGTAGCCGTGATTTTAACAATAAGAATAAACATCAAACACAATGTAAGCCAATAAATAATACTATTGATAACGCTGTGTCATTAAGAGGCGGGATGTCATACGTGCAATTAGTGGATTTTATTTATAAAGATGGCTGTGAAATGACTACCATTGGTGGGATTATTTTGAACGAAGATGATATGAGTAGTTTTAATAAATTAGACTTTTCTCATCTAGATTTTGTAAGAAAAGATCGAGGTACAGATGCCTTTAGTCTAGTAATTCCACCACTAACATATAAAGAAGCAATAAAGATATTTGAACAGTTACCTTGTGATGATTTATCAGCAATAAAAATTCCTGGGCTTAATGAAGATCATATAAATCAGATTGCTAAAATTTATCGATACTATCCTTTTTATTTGGAAACATCGCTTTTTACATGA
- a CDS encoding carbohydrate ABC transporter permease, producing MGEKIRYAVCTSSGRKDVLNCLLAILIAVIFLFPIYWLLSMSFKTDGESFGKIVTYYPHTFTLEPWIKNFSDKDFLCSLRNSCLIALLSMTISICFGVPTAYGMGRYKVPGSEGFLLAFLVTQMMPASLMLTPMYLIFNKIGLLGTYLGPALAISSGSIPFIVVTLRPYFKGVPTSLDDAARIDGCGVVRSFFSIMIPAIKTGVITVVIISFLNGWNDLVYSMTFNVKPEMRPLTANIYKFQSKYGTKWNCIMAYGAILVIPVVLLFVFLQKYIVSGLTAGAVKE from the coding sequence ATGGGAGAAAAAATCAGATATGCCGTGTGTACAAGCAGCGGCAGAAAAGATGTTTTAAACTGCCTGCTGGCGATATTAATTGCAGTGATCTTCCTCTTCCCGATCTACTGGCTGCTGTCCATGTCCTTCAAGACAGACGGGGAGTCTTTCGGGAAAATAGTGACGTATTATCCCCACACATTTACGCTTGAGCCATGGATTAAGAACTTCTCCGACAAGGATTTCCTGTGCTCTTTAAGGAACAGTTGCCTGATTGCTTTGCTGTCTATGACGATTTCTATCTGCTTCGGTGTGCCGACGGCGTATGGGATGGGGCGGTATAAGGTGCCGGGAAGCGAAGGCTTTCTGCTGGCCTTTCTGGTGACCCAGATGATGCCTGCCTCCCTGATGCTGACTCCCATGTATTTAATCTTCAACAAAATCGGTCTTTTGGGTACGTATTTAGGCCCTGCGCTGGCAATCTCTTCGGGATCGATCCCATTTATTGTGGTGACACTGAGACCGTATTTCAAGGGGGTTCCCACGTCCTTGGATGACGCTGCAAGAATTGACGGCTGCGGCGTGGTCCGCTCATTTTTTTCTATCATGATACCGGCAATCAAGACCGGTGTGATCACGGTGGTAATTATCTCGTTCTTGAATGGCTGGAACGACCTGGTCTATTCCATGACCTTTAACGTCAAGCCGGAGATGCGCCCGCTGACTGCCAATATCTATAAGTTCCAGAGCAAATACGGAACAAAATGGAACTGTATCATGGCGTACGGCGCGATTCTTGTCATACCGGTTGTTCTGCTATTTGTATTTCTGCAAAAATATATCGTCAGCGGCTTAACAGCCGGAGCGGTTAAAGAATAG
- a CDS encoding response regulator transcription factor, translated as MKLMIVEDEQRARRGLKNIILSISQEDEIVAEAANGRSALELIKTVKPDAVFTDIKMPFMDGLTLIKEVRKLGMDTKFVIISAYEEFEYARQAITCGVSEYLVKPLIMEDIRKALDAVRDRGEQDNCKVSLSECYPEVHPIILKALRKIENEYSTPVNQKDMANDLGISPEYFSGLFSKNMGESFVHFLRNYRIEIAKSLYLHSDIPREEVPFKVGFVDEKYYNRVFKNATGMSVGEYIRENRR; from the coding sequence ATGAAGCTGATGATTGTTGAGGATGAACAGCGGGCGAGACGGGGACTGAAGAATATTATCTTATCTATTTCCCAGGAAGATGAGATCGTGGCAGAGGCAGCTAACGGAAGAAGTGCTCTGGAGCTGATTAAGACTGTGAAACCAGATGCAGTATTTACGGACATTAAGATGCCGTTTATGGACGGACTCACACTGATTAAAGAAGTGCGGAAACTGGGGATGGATACAAAATTTGTGATTATCAGCGCCTATGAGGAATTTGAATATGCAAGACAGGCGATTACGTGCGGCGTATCGGAGTATCTGGTAAAACCTCTGATAATGGAAGACATCCGAAAGGCCCTCGACGCTGTCCGCGACAGAGGGGAACAGGATAACTGCAAGGTAAGTCTGTCTGAGTGTTATCCGGAAGTCCATCCGATTATCTTAAAGGCATTGCGAAAGATTGAAAATGAGTATTCGACACCCGTGAACCAGAAGGATATGGCAAATGATTTGGGGATCAGCCCGGAATATTTTTCAGGGCTGTTCAGCAAAAATATGGGAGAATCTTTCGTACATTTTCTGAGAAATTACCGTATTGAGATAGCAAAATCCCTCTATCTCCACAGTGACATTCCGAGAGAGGAAGTGCCTTTTAAAGTAGGATTTGTAGATGAGAAGTATTATAACCGGGTTTTTAAGAACGCTACAGGGATGAGCGTAGGGGAATATATTCGTGAAAACAGAAGATAG
- a CDS encoding cache domain-containing sensor histidine kinase gives MSRIKLFLHYLRTHIWIQISLIFMMSLVMIIFCYQVYMRKAYENFLVKKNHLMESAVLDAMQMNIDYTMMEYINMGVQIAVAPAVYDLAGRLTGTREDPERDFMILKATFATMANYSKNVINISVASEEGEVYQYDRLYQIDAIMWRPKDSGFLKEMYKKLYERANDSIVPKYLVSTEHGSHPTNEEPVFHIFYPIVGKENSFSKMHGMLCVTFRLDMLQPFMDILSGEEGTYSQAYVTEEGGRIICHSNPEYTGKPESVYREDGMLFIMDKPLEKVNWQLHVSLDKDQLDRSVMGIIAQGMGVYVFLLLVVAGIFYMIIGKVNKPLRSIETAMELTASGSEKLCNKVVVEGEHEIWQLAIGYNDMIDKLVKQEKEVEKNYQLCITAMERQHQAEREALETQINAHFLCNTLGTINYEAMECGNFKVSELIKKLSNILRYTFDQKCQNVYMYQEFAWIEQYLFLQKARLEDVFDYEVEFPEECVNWSCCKLMLQPFVENAILHGFEGRESGGTLSIQARKEGERLTVSIRDNGCGISPDKLERIRKVLTGEEGVEMKDIGIGIRNVAARMRLFYGAGILLEVTSAEGEGTEFRFFIPEVKR, from the coding sequence ATGAGCAGAATAAAACTATTTTTGCACTATTTAAGAACCCATATCTGGATTCAGATAAGCTTAATTTTTATGATGTCCCTGGTGATGATTATTTTTTGTTATCAGGTCTATATGAGAAAGGCTTATGAGAATTTCCTGGTGAAAAAGAACCATCTGATGGAATCTGCTGTGCTGGACGCTATGCAGATGAATATTGACTATACTATGATGGAATATATCAATATGGGGGTTCAGATTGCCGTTGCCCCGGCTGTTTATGATCTGGCCGGCAGGCTGACGGGGACACGGGAAGACCCGGAACGGGATTTCATGATACTGAAAGCAACCTTTGCAACCATGGCCAATTATTCCAAGAATGTGATTAATATTTCCGTTGCTTCGGAAGAGGGGGAAGTCTATCAGTATGACCGTCTGTATCAGATTGATGCCATCATGTGGAGGCCGAAGGACTCCGGTTTTTTAAAGGAGATGTATAAGAAGCTCTATGAGCGGGCCAATGACAGCATAGTGCCTAAGTATCTGGTGAGTACGGAACATGGCAGTCACCCGACGAACGAAGAACCGGTATTCCATATTTTCTATCCGATTGTTGGTAAGGAGAACAGTTTTTCCAAGATGCACGGGATGCTCTGCGTGACCTTTCGGCTCGATATGCTTCAGCCCTTTATGGATATTTTATCAGGGGAGGAGGGGACATACTCGCAGGCATACGTGACGGAAGAGGGAGGAAGGATCATCTGCCACTCCAATCCAGAATATACGGGAAAACCTGAGTCGGTGTATCGGGAGGACGGAATGCTGTTTATCATGGACAAACCTCTGGAAAAGGTGAACTGGCAGCTGCACGTTTCCCTTGATAAGGATCAGTTAGACAGAAGTGTGATGGGAATTATTGCTCAGGGGATGGGAGTTTATGTCTTTCTTCTTCTTGTGGTGGCTGGGATATTTTATATGATTATCGGAAAAGTGAATAAGCCGCTGCGCAGTATTGAGACTGCTATGGAGCTGACCGCCTCTGGCAGTGAAAAGTTATGCAACAAGGTTGTTGTGGAAGGCGAACACGAAATCTGGCAATTGGCCATAGGATACAACGATATGATAGACAAGCTGGTAAAGCAGGAAAAAGAGGTGGAGAAAAATTATCAGTTGTGCATAACAGCAATGGAACGGCAGCATCAGGCGGAGCGGGAAGCCCTGGAGACTCAGATCAACGCTCATTTTCTGTGCAATACCCTAGGGACAATCAACTATGAGGCTATGGAGTGCGGCAATTTTAAGGTCTCAGAACTGATAAAGAAGCTGTCAAATATTCTGCGTTACACATTTGACCAGAAGTGCCAGAATGTATACATGTACCAGGAATTTGCTTGGATTGAGCAATATTTGTTCCTGCAGAAGGCGCGTCTTGAGGATGTCTTTGATTATGAGGTGGAGTTTCCGGAAGAATGTGTCAACTGGAGCTGCTGCAAGCTGATGCTTCAGCCATTTGTGGAAAATGCCATCCTACACGGGTTTGAAGGCAGAGAGAGCGGCGGGACGCTGTCCATTCAGGCCCGAAAAGAGGGGGAGCGGCTGACTGTTTCCATCAGGGATAATGGCTGCGGTATCTCTCCGGATAAGTTGGAGCGGATTCGGAAAGTCCTGACGGGGGAAGAAGGGGTAGAGATGAAGGATATCGGAATCGGGATACGGAATGTGGCCGCCAGAATGCGTCTGTTCTATGGGGCCGGGATTTTGCTGGAAGTCACTTCGGCAGAAGGGGAGGGGACTGAGTTCCGGTTCTTTATCCCTGAAGTAAAAAGGTAA
- the dndE gene encoding DNA sulfur modification protein DndE — protein sequence MIVKQIKLSSASKDRLSRLKGKCGIQNWNVLCRWALCYSLSENTRPTDISINGDSNVEISWYTFGGEYSEIYDALMIAWCKKMGLPTDEYTLAKYFKLHIERGIAYLSGTNFIKNLDDLMNLVLEGK from the coding sequence GTGATTGTAAAACAAATTAAGCTATCCAGTGCATCTAAGGATCGGTTAAGCAGATTAAAAGGAAAGTGCGGTATCCAGAACTGGAATGTACTTTGCAGATGGGCACTATGTTATTCGCTATCTGAAAATACAAGGCCAACAGATATCTCTATTAATGGAGATAGTAATGTGGAAATATCTTGGTATACATTTGGAGGAGAGTACAGCGAAATATATGACGCATTGATGATCGCATGGTGTAAAAAGATGGGTCTTCCTACAGATGAATATACTTTGGCGAAGTATTTTAAGTTACATATTGAGCGAGGAATCGCCTATTTGTCAGGAACAAACTTTATAAAAAACTTAGATGATTTGATGAATTTGGTCTTAGAGGGAAAATAA
- a CDS encoding carbohydrate ABC transporter permease, translated as MNRKKMTIAEKKTLEGFGFILPGFFYVMLILGYPLVYNVILSLKNTNVKNFAKGTSEFVGFLNYITLFHDPTFLLVLKNTFIFTVFCLVIQFTIGFMFALFFSQQFTLSGPIRGLILVGYMMPMSVTAMLGKNLFGVSEGVINDLFLKIGLIQQPLEWLVGGSTALAAVIAVNCWVGIPFNMLLLTSGLTGISQDVYESASMDGANKIQRFRYITLPLMKSSILAVLMLGFIYTFKAFDLMFIMTSGGPLNATDVLGTYAYSLSFTKYEFSLGSAAAMVLFACLFVIGLFYLRLITKEDD; from the coding sequence TTGAATAGAAAAAAGATGACAATAGCCGAAAAGAAGACGCTTGAGGGCTTTGGTTTTATTCTGCCTGGATTTTTTTACGTCATGTTGATTCTTGGCTATCCGCTTGTCTATAACGTAATTCTGAGTTTGAAAAACACGAACGTTAAGAATTTTGCGAAGGGAACCTCTGAATTTGTGGGATTTTTGAATTATATCACACTGTTCCACGATCCTACATTTTTACTGGTCTTAAAAAATACGTTTATTTTTACGGTGTTCTGTCTTGTCATTCAGTTCACCATTGGATTCATGTTTGCTCTGTTCTTTTCCCAGCAATTTACGCTGTCGGGGCCGATTCGCGGATTAATTCTGGTTGGATATATGATGCCGATGTCTGTCACCGCCATGCTGGGAAAGAATTTATTCGGGGTATCGGAGGGCGTCATCAATGATCTGTTCTTAAAGATCGGATTGATTCAGCAGCCGTTGGAATGGCTGGTGGGAGGAAGCACAGCTCTTGCCGCGGTTATCGCGGTCAACTGCTGGGTCGGCATTCCATTTAATATGCTGCTACTGACCTCGGGCCTGACTGGCATTTCACAGGATGTTTATGAGAGTGCTTCCATGGATGGGGCGAACAAAATTCAGCGTTTCCGATACATAACACTCCCGCTGATGAAGTCTTCTATTTTAGCAGTGCTGATGTTAGGATTTATCTATACCTTTAAGGCGTTTGATTTAATGTTTATCATGACAAGCGGCGGACCGCTGAACGCCACGGACGTCCTGGGGACATACGCTTACAGCCTGTCATTTACTAAATATGAATTTTCGTTGGGTTCTGCAGCGGCTATGGTGCTGTTTGCCTGCCTCTTCGTCATTGGATTGTTCTATCTGCGGCTGATAACAAAGGAGGATGATTAG
- a CDS encoding cysteine desulfurase family protein, translating to MSVYLDYNASAPIDNRVLEVMVEVYKNEYGNADSRTHDFGEGARKVVEIARKQVATLLGVDSGEVFFTSGATESNNIAILGLKKYADITGKKHVITTSIEHKAVLETIKSLKDDGFEVDIVNPDVSGRFNADQITSLVREDTLLVSVMHANNENGVIQPVKEIGDFLSEKGIFFHVDATQTCGKLVPELRELKYTMLSLSAHKLSGPQGIGALILRKKRYKLPPVKNIMYGGQQEHGIRPGTTPVALVAGLGKACELASSEYNSSWNNYKEIKMSILTILEQTGLDYVINGDQKYCMPNTLNISIKGVESEALMLSSKQYCGISNGSACTSSDYSPSYVLAAMGLDIERISEAIRISWGAKSDKDEVVEGFKRLLEVARGLVL from the coding sequence ATGAGCGTATATTTGGATTATAATGCATCTGCCCCAATTGACAACCGAGTTTTGGAGGTTATGGTGGAGGTTTATAAAAATGAATATGGAAATGCAGATAGCAGAACACATGATTTTGGTGAAGGGGCTCGTAAGGTTGTTGAAATAGCAAGAAAGCAGGTTGCTACATTATTAGGTGTTGATAGTGGAGAAGTATTTTTTACAAGTGGTGCCACGGAAAGCAATAATATTGCAATTCTTGGTTTGAAAAAATATGCTGACATAACTGGGAAAAAGCATGTAATTACAACCTCTATCGAACATAAGGCTGTCTTGGAAACGATAAAGAGCCTTAAAGATGATGGATTTGAAGTAGATATTGTGAATCCCGATGTAAGTGGAAGATTTAATGCGGATCAAATTACTAGCCTTGTACGTGAGGATACCCTTTTGGTATCAGTTATGCACGCAAATAATGAAAACGGCGTGATCCAGCCTGTTAAAGAAATAGGAGATTTTCTATCCGAAAAAGGGATATTCTTTCATGTTGATGCAACACAAACTTGTGGGAAACTTGTTCCTGAGTTAAGAGAACTAAAATATACCATGCTTTCTTTAAGTGCTCATAAATTAAGTGGCCCTCAAGGAATAGGAGCATTGATTTTGCGAAAAAAGCGTTACAAGCTCCCTCCAGTTAAAAACATAATGTATGGTGGCCAACAAGAGCATGGAATACGGCCTGGTACGACACCGGTTGCATTAGTAGCTGGATTAGGAAAGGCGTGTGAATTGGCATCATCTGAATATAATAGCAGTTGGAATAATTACAAGGAAATTAAGATGTCTATTTTGACTATATTGGAACAAACGGGATTAGATTATGTAATTAATGGCGATCAAAAATATTGTATGCCTAATACTTTAAATATAAGTATAAAAGGTGTCGAGTCGGAAGCATTGATGTTATCCTCAAAACAGTACTGTGGTATATCTAATGGTTCGGCATGTACATCAAGTGATTATAGTCCAAGCTATGTTTTGGCAGCAATGGGATTGGATATTGAAAGAATTTCCGAGGCAATAAGAATCAGTTGGGGCGCGAAGTCAGATAAGGATGAAGTTGTTGAAGGATTTAAAAGATTATTGGAAGTGGCAAGAGGATTAGTGCTTTAG
- a CDS encoding ATP-binding protein, with protein sequence MRSEINKVKAGPTKEFFVSMITRDILLPDAIVELIDNSIDGIKRQKVSKYNDYYIHVNFDQESFKIEDNCGGIDLAIATDYAFVFGKPQEARDKEERVETTGTFGIGMKRALFKMGQEFEVSSKSKNSEFVLKVNVADWMKEDEWDFPLVSSDDTVNYDEKECGTTIIVTKLFSGISQSFHYNAFINEIINTVRRKTNSEIKNGLTITINGSKIEGSFLSIAMGGNVMPYKYTFDSNNITVMILAGISTETNPDKAGWYVYCNNREILSADKTSLTTWKDDSDNEGIKYHNDYATFRGFVFFTSKYPEMLPWNTSKTGIDSSSMIYKETRPHMIDAFKVITAELKKLAKLDEEIRTAITQDLKKQTPKEIHYYAATEISNRTNISFIDPYIRQFENEASKIPMTTISYKAELELVDKVKKALDVSKIIKMLA encoded by the coding sequence ATGAGGAGTGAAATTAATAAAGTGAAAGCTGGGCCTACAAAAGAATTTTTTGTTTCGATGATAACTAGAGATATATTGCTACCAGATGCAATAGTTGAGCTTATAGATAATTCTATAGATGGAATAAAAAGACAAAAGGTATCAAAATACAATGATTATTACATTCATGTAAATTTTGACCAAGAATCATTTAAAATAGAAGATAATTGCGGAGGAATTGATTTAGCAATTGCTACTGATTATGCATTTGTATTTGGGAAGCCGCAAGAAGCAAGAGATAAAGAAGAACGTGTTGAAACAACGGGAACCTTTGGTATTGGTATGAAGCGCGCATTGTTTAAAATGGGGCAAGAGTTTGAAGTGTCTTCTAAATCAAAAAATTCTGAGTTTGTTTTAAAAGTGAATGTCGCTGACTGGATGAAAGAAGATGAATGGGACTTTCCGCTTGTTTCGTCTGACGATACAGTCAACTATGATGAAAAGGAATGTGGAACTACGATTATAGTTACAAAATTATTTTCTGGTATCTCTCAAAGCTTTCATTATAATGCATTTATTAACGAAATTATAAACACTGTGCGACGTAAAACAAATTCTGAAATTAAGAATGGTTTAACTATAACAATTAATGGAAGTAAAATTGAAGGTTCATTTTTGTCTATTGCTATGGGCGGGAATGTCATGCCATATAAGTATACTTTTGATTCGAATAATATAACTGTTATGATATTGGCAGGTATTTCAACAGAGACTAATCCAGATAAAGCTGGTTGGTATGTATATTGTAATAATAGAGAAATATTATCTGCTGACAAAACATCGTTGACAACCTGGAAAGATGATAGCGATAATGAAGGAATAAAATATCATAATGATTATGCTACCTTTAGAGGATTTGTATTTTTTACAAGTAAATATCCAGAAATGTTACCATGGAACACTTCCAAAACGGGAATAGATAGCTCATCAATGATTTATAAAGAAACTCGTCCTCACATGATAGATGCATTCAAAGTAATAACGGCTGAATTAAAAAAACTAGCAAAACTTGATGAGGAGATCCGTACTGCTATTACGCAAGATTTGAAAAAACAAACTCCAAAGGAGATTCACTATTATGCTGCGACAGAAATCTCGAATAGAACGAATATTTCTTTTATTGATCCATATATAAGACAATTTGAGAATGAAGCAAGTAAAATTCCTATGACAACTATCTCCTATAAGGCTGAACTGGAATTAGTTGATAAGGTAAAAAAAGCCTTAGATGTTAGCAAAATAATAAAGATGTTGGCTTAA
- a CDS encoding ABC transporter substrate-binding protein, whose amino-acid sequence MTTGWGKLAAALTTGLLAAAVLVGCGSKSSNSSDGVTSAASGGKSTEQAKAETKGSGDRKEISIWHYFEHEAAALEKVADKYNELQDDVHITCTYVSRDELMNQYTIGAVSGELPDIGMVDSPDMASYISLGVFEDIDDELKAWGDLDQFYEGPLNSCRDSEGRLHGIPNNSNCLALLCNMDILNAAGIKEPPTTWDEFYEVCKATTNPADSVYGFAMCAVGNEEGTFQYIPWLYAAGADVTTLTSPEAAESLDFLAKLVNEGLMSKEVVNWGQGDALNAFAAGKAAMLESGTWQIAQFDSGDVKLDCNYQYAMLPKGKQNASVIGGENFGVCTGTEAKEECVEFLKYMMTAENNADWCEIAGKLPVRGDATKLKDFWTEDARYAVFNESMDYAVARGPHESWPTISEAIYTAEQSVLLGEKTGTEAMAQAAGIVDPILADVPIAK is encoded by the coding sequence ATGACAACAGGTTGGGGAAAGTTGGCAGCGGCTTTGACAACTGGATTACTGGCAGCAGCAGTGCTGGTTGGATGTGGCAGCAAAAGCAGTAACAGCAGCGACGGCGTGACAAGCGCGGCTTCAGGAGGAAAAAGTACGGAGCAGGCAAAGGCAGAAACGAAAGGCAGTGGAGACCGAAAAGAGATATCCATCTGGCATTATTTCGAACATGAGGCAGCAGCTTTGGAAAAGGTTGCGGATAAATATAACGAGTTGCAGGATGATGTCCACATTACATGTACGTATGTATCCCGGGATGAGCTGATGAACCAGTACACGATCGGCGCGGTATCAGGGGAACTCCCGGATATCGGTATGGTAGATTCTCCAGACATGGCTTCTTATATATCTCTGGGAGTTTTTGAAGATATCGACGATGAATTGAAGGCCTGGGGAGATTTAGACCAGTTTTATGAGGGTCCTCTAAACAGCTGCCGGGATTCGGAAGGAAGGCTGCACGGTATTCCCAATAATTCCAACTGTCTGGCGCTGCTTTGCAATATGGATATCTTAAATGCTGCGGGGATTAAGGAGCCTCCGACCACCTGGGACGAGTTCTATGAGGTGTGTAAAGCGACTACAAATCCGGCGGATTCCGTATATGGATTTGCAATGTGTGCGGTTGGCAATGAGGAGGGAACCTTCCAGTATATCCCCTGGCTCTATGCGGCGGGCGCAGACGTGACGACCCTCACTTCCCCGGAGGCGGCCGAATCCCTTGATTTTCTCGCAAAGCTTGTGAATGAAGGATTGATGAGTAAGGAAGTCGTAAACTGGGGACAGGGGGACGCGCTGAACGCCTTTGCGGCGGGAAAAGCTGCGATGCTGGAGTCCGGTACCTGGCAGATTGCTCAGTTTGATAGTGGTGATGTAAAGCTGGACTGTAATTACCAGTACGCCATGCTTCCTAAGGGCAAGCAGAACGCCTCGGTTATCGGCGGCGAGAATTTTGGCGTATGTACCGGTACAGAAGCCAAAGAGGAGTGCGTGGAGTTTTTAAAATATATGATGACTGCGGAAAATAACGCGGACTGGTGCGAGATTGCCGGCAAGCTGCCAGTAAGGGGCGACGCCACTAAGCTGAAGGATTTCTGGACGGAGGACGCCCGTTATGCGGTATTCAATGAATCCATGGATTATGCGGTAGCGCGAGGCCCTCACGAGTCCTGGCCGACCATATCAGAAGCGATCTATACGGCTGAGCAGTCCGTGCTTCTGGGAGAGAAGACGGGCACGGAGGCTATGGCCCAGGCCGCAGGAATCGTGGATCCAATTCTGGCTGACGTCCCTATTGCAAAATAG